Proteins encoded in a region of the Brevundimonas vesicularis genome:
- a CDS encoding class I SAM-dependent methyltransferase, whose amino-acid sequence MTDASSHGPHSSGDRSSFGFRDVDAREKVKMVRGVFDSVASNYDVMNDLMSVGVHRIWKDIAAAKLNPRPGETILDVAGGTGDMARRYSKMARAAQERRGGEDANVIVLDYNAEMILAGVHKGGEPEMQWSVGDAMNLPLADASVDAYSISFGIRNVAHIDKALAEARRVLKPGGRFLCLEFSRPTTTPIRKVYDAWSFHAIPRIGGWVAKDRDSYQYLVESIRRFPDQNTFKGMIEDAGFRRVSVTNLSGGIAAIHHGWAI is encoded by the coding sequence ATGACCGACGCCTCCTCCCACGGCCCGCATTCGTCGGGTGATCGTTCCTCCTTCGGCTTTCGCGACGTGGATGCGCGCGAGAAGGTGAAGATGGTGCGCGGGGTCTTCGATTCCGTCGCCTCCAACTACGATGTGATGAACGACCTGATGAGCGTCGGCGTCCACCGCATTTGGAAGGACATCGCCGCCGCCAAGCTGAATCCGCGTCCCGGCGAGACCATTCTGGACGTCGCGGGCGGCACCGGCGACATGGCGCGTCGCTATTCCAAGATGGCGCGCGCGGCCCAGGAGCGACGCGGCGGCGAGGACGCCAATGTTATCGTGCTGGACTACAACGCCGAGATGATCCTGGCCGGCGTGCACAAGGGCGGAGAACCGGAGATGCAGTGGAGCGTCGGCGACGCCATGAACCTGCCGCTGGCTGACGCCTCAGTCGACGCTTATTCGATCAGTTTCGGCATCCGCAACGTGGCCCATATCGACAAGGCCTTGGCCGAGGCGCGCCGGGTGCTGAAGCCGGGCGGTCGGTTCCTGTGCCTGGAGTTCTCGCGCCCCACGACCACGCCGATCCGCAAGGTCTATGACGCCTGGTCCTTCCACGCCATTCCGCGCATCGGCGGCTGGGTCGCCAAGGATCGCGACAGCTATCAGTATCTGGTCGAGAGCATCCGTCGGTTCCCCGATCAGAATACGTTCAAGGGCATGATCGAGGACGCCGGCTTCCGCCGCGTGTCCGTCACCAATCTGTCGGGCGGGATCGCCGCCATCCATCACGGGTGGGCGATCTGA
- a CDS encoding Crp/Fnr family transcriptional regulator has product MENLWIAALDAADRKRIEPHLKECEITRGQMLYDAGEAVDQVWFPIKGVVSLMTILPDDKMVETAAIGREGLIGVTCGPFNARAASRAISQRDGIAAHCSAEVFGEALEDSETLRSALSRFTEGLMAQVQQAAACNAQHRLDERLARWLLMLHDRAEDDRIDLTQADIAGMLGVRRATVSEVGTVLERKSLIQRGRGWVKVLDRDGLEAASCGCYGLMRDVMKDLKLPQPEAA; this is encoded by the coding sequence ATGGAAAATCTCTGGATCGCCGCCCTGGATGCGGCCGACCGCAAGCGGATCGAACCGCATTTGAAAGAGTGCGAGATCACACGCGGCCAGATGCTCTATGACGCCGGCGAGGCGGTCGATCAGGTGTGGTTTCCGATCAAGGGCGTGGTGTCGCTGATGACCATCCTGCCGGATGACAAGATGGTGGAGACGGCCGCCATAGGGCGCGAAGGCCTGATCGGCGTCACCTGCGGACCGTTCAACGCCCGCGCCGCCAGTCGGGCCATTTCTCAACGCGACGGGATCGCGGCCCATTGCTCGGCCGAGGTGTTCGGCGAGGCGCTGGAAGACAGCGAGACGCTGCGCTCAGCCCTGTCGCGCTTCACCGAAGGCTTGATGGCGCAAGTGCAGCAGGCGGCCGCCTGCAATGCCCAGCATCGGCTGGACGAACGGTTGGCCCGCTGGCTGTTGATGCTTCACGACCGGGCCGAGGACGACCGGATCGATCTGACGCAGGCTGATATCGCCGGCATGCTGGGCGTGCGTCGCGCCACGGTGTCGGAGGTCGGCACGGTGCTGGAGCGCAAGTCGCTGATCCAGCGGGGGCGCGGCTGGGTGAAGGTGCTGGATCGTGACGGCCTGGAGGCGGCGTCGTGCGGCTGTTACGGCCTGATGCGCGACGTGATGAAGGATTTGAAACTGCCGCAGCCCGAAGCGGCCTGA
- a CDS encoding 4a-hydroxytetrahydrobiopterin dehydratase yields the protein MTETRLDVAETLKDLSAWRAHDGDRPAITRTLKFADFNAAFGFMTRVAMMADKMDHHPEWSNVYDRVEILLTTHDADGVTDKDVTLARFIDGAAAGMGVKS from the coding sequence ATGACCGAGACACGGCTTGACGTAGCGGAAACGCTGAAGGATTTGTCCGCCTGGCGAGCGCATGACGGCGATCGCCCGGCCATCACGCGGACGCTGAAGTTCGCGGATTTCAACGCCGCCTTTGGCTTCATGACCCGCGTCGCCATGATGGCCGACAAGATGGACCACCATCCCGAATGGTCGAATGTCTACGACCGCGTCGAGATCCTGCTCACCACCCACGACGCCGATGGCGTGACGGACAAGGACGTGACCTTGGCCCGCTTCATTGACGGCGCCGCTGCCGGCATGGGGGTGAAGTCGTGA
- a CDS encoding SDR family oxidoreductase — translation MSGAARPGRVAGKTALITGAAGGLGEAMAFMLAREGARVAVTDIDAARAQALASRINAEIPDAAFAYAHDVASEAEWEGVIAAAVADLGGLSVLVNNAGVGGPLAFVEQDTIENWQRQYEINLRSIMLGAKHAMPHLRASAPASIINISSIAGLAAAPGMGAYNATKAAVWMYTKTLALEAAKAEWNVRCNSVHPVFIKTPILDPFIAMAGGDQDKAHERLARGIPLKRIGEPDDVAYCVLYLASDESKFVTGSEFKIDGGMTAQ, via the coding sequence GTGAGCGGCGCCGCGCGTCCCGGCCGCGTTGCCGGCAAGACGGCCCTGATCACCGGCGCGGCCGGCGGCCTGGGCGAAGCCATGGCCTTCATGCTGGCCCGCGAGGGCGCCCGCGTCGCCGTCACCGACATCGACGCCGCACGCGCTCAAGCCTTGGCGAGCCGGATCAATGCGGAAATTCCGGACGCCGCCTTCGCCTATGCCCACGACGTGGCCAGCGAGGCCGAATGGGAAGGTGTGATCGCCGCCGCCGTCGCCGATCTCGGCGGCCTGTCGGTGCTGGTCAACAACGCCGGCGTCGGCGGCCCCCTGGCCTTCGTCGAGCAGGACACGATCGAGAACTGGCAGCGTCAGTACGAGATCAATCTGCGCTCCATCATGCTGGGGGCCAAACACGCCATGCCGCATCTGCGCGCCTCGGCTCCGGCCTCGATCATCAACATCTCCTCGATCGCAGGGCTCGCGGCCGCCCCCGGCATGGGCGCCTATAACGCCACCAAGGCGGCGGTCTGGATGTACACCAAGACCCTGGCGCTTGAGGCCGCCAAGGCCGAATGGAACGTACGCTGCAACTCGGTCCATCCCGTCTTCATCAAGACGCCGATCCTGGATCCCTTCATCGCCATGGCCGGCGGGGACCAGGACAAGGCGCACGAGCGCCTCGCGCGTGGCATTCCCTTGAAGCGGATCGGCGAACCCGACGACGTCGCCTACTGCGTCCTCTATCTGGCGTCCGACGAATCCAAGTTCGTCACGGGGTCGGAGTTCAAGATCGACGGCGGCATGACGGCGCAGTAG
- a CDS encoding TonB-dependent receptor, with amino-acid sequence MRPSSVSRSLLMAAAGSTILAGAAAAQSAPQAPAELGDIIVTGAPYGISQRASVIATDVVDEQTLATAPAASLGDMLSGRPGIRSTDFAPGASRPVIRGLSGPRVQVLTNGIGLIDASSVSPDHAVATDPAEANRIEIIRGPATLVYGGSAIGGVVNVLDDRIPTEIPEGGVSGVVSTQASSVDDGRSAFGRMTVGSGNFAFNVDGVKRKTDDYDIPAPAISARRAAAEGLAREDTGTQPNSYTDLEAWGVGGSYIGDKGFAGVSYKNTDSEYGTVAEESVFIKLNQKRWDARGEYRFDSGPFSALRGSYGHADYTHTEFEAVGEPGTIFNSDGWEGRADLVQRERNGWNGAVGVQALSRNFEAIGEEAFVPSVKIDELGLYTVQRLDLGNHGFEGGLRYDRRELSGTPIGGASEVTREFDNWSASAAAFIRPTTGLFLGLSLAHNERAPSEVELFADGVHIATAAYETGDLTLNSEKVTTLEGTAHYDRGRFTGDLHVYHSWYNGFIDERPTGDQFYFEEEDEFFPIYRFVQTDAKFYGFELEGAYALWQDGDRKLSLEGAADYVHAQTDFGPAARIPPYSVTGRLAWTSTRFDASAEVRHVGEQDRVANAFELPTDDYTLVNASVAVRPFAQQNVTLFAEARNLTDEEAREHVSFLKDIAPLPGRNLRVGVAYRF; translated from the coding sequence ATGCGTCCCTCAAGCGTCTCGCGATCCCTGCTCATGGCGGCCGCAGGCTCCACGATTCTGGCAGGCGCCGCCGCCGCGCAGTCCGCTCCGCAAGCCCCGGCGGAGTTGGGCGATATCATCGTCACGGGCGCGCCCTATGGCATCAGCCAGCGGGCCTCGGTAATCGCGACGGACGTCGTGGACGAACAGACCCTGGCCACGGCGCCGGCGGCCTCGCTCGGCGATATGCTGAGCGGGCGTCCGGGCATCCGTTCGACCGACTTCGCGCCCGGCGCCAGCCGACCCGTCATTCGCGGCCTTAGCGGGCCGCGCGTCCAGGTGCTGACCAATGGTATCGGCCTGATCGACGCGAGCTCTGTCTCGCCCGACCACGCCGTGGCCACCGATCCGGCCGAGGCCAATCGTATCGAGATCATCCGCGGACCCGCGACGCTGGTCTATGGCGGCTCGGCCATCGGCGGCGTGGTCAATGTTCTGGACGATCGCATCCCGACCGAAATCCCCGAGGGCGGCGTGTCCGGCGTGGTCTCCACCCAGGCGTCCAGCGTCGATGACGGCCGCAGCGCCTTCGGACGCATGACCGTCGGCAGTGGAAACTTCGCCTTCAACGTCGATGGGGTGAAGCGCAAGACCGACGACTACGACATCCCGGCCCCGGCCATTTCCGCCAGGCGCGCCGCCGCCGAAGGCCTTGCGCGCGAGGACACCGGAACCCAGCCCAACAGCTATACCGACCTGGAAGCCTGGGGCGTCGGCGGTTCCTACATCGGCGACAAGGGCTTCGCCGGCGTCTCCTATAAGAACACCGACAGTGAATACGGCACGGTCGCTGAGGAATCGGTCTTCATCAAGCTGAACCAGAAGCGGTGGGACGCGCGCGGCGAATACCGTTTCGACAGCGGGCCCTTTTCGGCCCTGCGCGGCTCCTACGGCCATGCCGACTACACCCACACCGAGTTCGAGGCCGTGGGCGAGCCGGGCACCATCTTCAACTCCGACGGCTGGGAAGGCCGTGCGGACCTTGTCCAGCGCGAACGCAACGGCTGGAACGGCGCCGTCGGCGTCCAGGCCCTGTCGCGTAACTTCGAAGCGATTGGCGAGGAGGCCTTCGTGCCCAGCGTCAAGATCGACGAACTGGGCCTCTATACGGTGCAGCGTCTGGACCTCGGCAACCATGGTTTCGAGGGTGGGCTGCGCTATGACCGGCGCGAACTCAGCGGCACGCCCATCGGCGGCGCCAGCGAAGTCACGCGCGAGTTCGACAACTGGTCGGCGTCTGCCGCCGCCTTCATCCGCCCGACCACCGGCCTGTTCCTGGGCCTCAGCCTAGCCCACAACGAGCGCGCGCCCAGCGAGGTCGAACTGTTCGCCGATGGGGTCCACATCGCCACCGCCGCCTACGAGACCGGCGACCTGACGCTGAACTCCGAGAAGGTGACGACGCTGGAGGGCACCGCCCACTATGATCGCGGCCGATTCACCGGCGATCTGCACGTTTATCACTCCTGGTATAACGGCTTCATCGACGAACGGCCGACGGGCGACCAGTTCTACTTCGAGGAAGAGGACGAGTTCTTCCCCATCTATCGGTTCGTCCAGACCGACGCGAAGTTCTATGGCTTCGAGCTGGAAGGCGCCTATGCGCTTTGGCAGGACGGCGATCGCAAACTGTCGCTAGAAGGCGCGGCCGACTATGTCCACGCCCAGACGGACTTCGGCCCTGCCGCGCGGATCCCGCCCTACTCCGTCACCGGACGTCTGGCCTGGACATCGACCAGGTTCGACGCCAGCGCCGAGGTTCGCCACGTCGGAGAACAGGACCGGGTCGCCAACGCGTTCGAACTGCCGACCGACGACTACACCCTGGTCAACGCCTCGGTCGCGGTCCGTCCCTTCGCCCAGCAGAACGTCACCCTGTTCGCCGAGGCGCGGAACCTGACGGACGAGGAAGCCCGCGAACACGTGTCCTTCCTCAAGGACATCGCCCCTCTGCCGGGGCGCAACCTTCGGGTCGGCGTCGCCTACCGCTTCTGA
- a CDS encoding helix-hairpin-helix domain-containing protein translates to MIDLNTATSAELDGVELLRGHGFEIVRYREERGLFTSLRQLDEVPGLGQKTDGIEAHLYVEPADAS, encoded by the coding sequence ATGATTGACTTGAACACCGCCACTTCGGCCGAACTGGATGGCGTTGAACTGTTGCGTGGCCATGGGTTTGAGATTGTCCGCTATCGTGAGGAACGCGGTCTGTTCACCAGCCTTCGCCAGCTCGACGAAGTGCCGGGTCTGGGCCAAAAAACTGATGGCATCGAGGCGCACCTTTACGTCGAACCCGCCGACGCCAGCTAG
- a CDS encoding DUF167 domain-containing protein, protein MANLPVRLQPGAVVDRIDGWTSDAEGRPVLKVRVRARPIEGEANDALIRMLAKSLGVPKSSISVGRGGQSRSKMIVVQGLDDEELRSRLVDGLSGD, encoded by the coding sequence ATGGCGAACTTGCCTGTACGGCTGCAGCCCGGCGCTGTGGTTGACCGCATTGATGGGTGGACGAGCGACGCCGAGGGTCGACCCGTGCTTAAGGTGCGCGTCCGCGCCCGTCCGATCGAGGGAGAGGCCAACGACGCCCTGATCCGGATGCTGGCCAAAAGCCTTGGCGTGCCGAAGTCGTCGATCAGCGTGGGACGCGGCGGACAGTCGCGCTCGAAAATGATCGTCGTGCAGGGACTGGATGACGAAGAGCTGCGCTCGCGCCTCGTCGACGGTCTTTCTGGCGATTGA
- a CDS encoding electron transfer flavoprotein subunit alpha/FixB family protein: MAVLVIADHDGSTVRDTTHKTVTAALGLSSDVDVLVLGQGAQAAADSAAKIAGVRKVLLAEGAGLGKMLAEAVEATVLPLAGSYDAILTPATTDGKNFAPRLAAKLDVAPISDIIEVVSADTFVRPIYAGNALETIQSADAKKVITVRPTAFAAAAEGGSAAVENVAGADAPKTAFVSEEMVKSDRPELGAAKIIVSGGRALGSADEFHAVMEPLADKLGAAIGASRAAVDAGYAPNDYQVGQTGKVVAPALYIAIGISGAIQHLAGMKDSKTIVAINKDADAPIFQVADYGLVGDYKTVVPELMAALG, translated from the coding sequence ATGGCTGTCCTCGTCATCGCCGATCACGACGGTTCGACCGTTCGCGACACCACCCACAAGACCGTGACAGCCGCGCTGGGCCTGTCGTCCGATGTCGACGTCCTGGTCCTGGGGCAGGGGGCGCAGGCCGCCGCCGATAGCGCCGCCAAGATCGCGGGCGTCCGCAAGGTGCTGCTGGCCGAGGGCGCCGGTCTGGGCAAGATGCTGGCTGAGGCGGTCGAGGCGACCGTCCTGCCGCTGGCCGGGAGCTACGACGCCATCCTGACGCCTGCGACCACGGACGGGAAGAACTTCGCCCCGCGTCTTGCCGCCAAGCTGGACGTCGCGCCGATCTCGGACATCATCGAGGTGGTGTCGGCCGACACCTTCGTGCGACCCATCTATGCCGGCAATGCGCTGGAGACGATCCAGTCTGCCGACGCCAAGAAGGTGATCACGGTGCGCCCGACCGCCTTCGCCGCCGCCGCCGAAGGCGGATCGGCTGCGGTCGAGAATGTCGCCGGCGCCGATGCGCCCAAGACGGCCTTTGTGTCTGAGGAAATGGTCAAGTCGGACCGGCCTGAGCTGGGCGCCGCCAAGATCATCGTCTCGGGCGGTCGCGCCCTGGGTTCGGCGGACGAGTTCCATGCCGTGATGGAGCCGCTCGCCGACAAGCTGGGGGCCGCCATCGGCGCCTCGCGCGCGGCGGTCGACGCCGGCTATGCGCCCAACGACTATCAGGTCGGTCAGACCGGCAAGGTGGTCGCCCCGGCGCTCTACATCGCCATCGGCATCTCGGGCGCGATTCAGCACCTGGCCGGGATGAAGGACTCCAAGACCATCGTCGCCATCAACAAGGACGCGGACGCCCCGATCTTCCAGGTCGCGGACTATGGCTTGGTCGGCGACTACAAGACGGTGGTGCCGGAACTGATGGCCGCCTTGGGCTAG
- a CDS encoding electron transfer flavoprotein subunit beta/FixA family protein yields MKVLVPVKRVIDYNVKARVKADQSGVDLANVKMSMNPFDEIAVEEAVRLKEGKEHHAAGTATEIVVVSIGVTQAQETIRTALAMGADRGLLIQSDTDLEPLAVAKLLKAVVEEEKPDLVLMGKQSIDGDNNAVGQMLAALLDWPQATFAGKLVIDAGKATVTREVDGGLQTIAAELPAVVTVDLRLNTPRYASLPNIMKAKKKEIAMKAVADYGVDVADRLKVIKVTEPPKRSAGVKVADAADLVSKLKSAGAL; encoded by the coding sequence ATGAAGGTACTCGTCCCCGTCAAACGGGTGATCGACTATAACGTCAAGGCCCGCGTCAAGGCGGATCAGTCGGGCGTCGATCTGGCCAACGTCAAGATGAGCATGAACCCCTTCGACGAGATCGCCGTCGAAGAGGCGGTTCGTCTGAAGGAAGGCAAGGAACACCATGCCGCCGGCACCGCGACGGAAATCGTCGTGGTCTCCATCGGCGTCACCCAGGCGCAGGAAACCATCCGCACGGCGCTGGCCATGGGCGCGGATCGGGGTCTGCTGATCCAGTCGGACACGGATCTCGAGCCGCTGGCGGTCGCCAAACTGCTGAAGGCGGTGGTCGAGGAGGAAAAGCCCGACCTGGTCCTGATGGGCAAACAGTCGATCGACGGCGACAACAATGCAGTGGGCCAGATGCTGGCCGCCCTGCTGGACTGGCCGCAGGCGACCTTCGCCGGCAAGCTGGTGATCGATGCCGGCAAGGCCACGGTCACGCGCGAGGTCGATGGCGGCCTGCAGACGATCGCCGCCGAACTGCCGGCGGTGGTGACGGTGGACCTGCGGCTGAACACGCCGCGCTACGCCTCCCTGCCGAACATCATGAAGGCCAAGAAGAAGGAGATCGCCATGAAGGCCGTCGCCGACTACGGCGTCGATGTCGCCGACCGCCTGAAGGTCATCAAGGTCACCGAGCCGCCCAAGCGGTCGGCCGGCGTCAAGGTGGCCGATGCGGCCGATCTGGTTTCCAAGCTCAAGTCTGCGGGAGCGCTGTAA
- a CDS encoding cob(I)yrinic acid a,c-diamide adenosyltransferase, producing MVTLNKIYTRTGDDGRTRLASGAPVSKSDARVEAYGAVDELNAVIGVARLNSGQNDRIDSMLGRIQNELFDLGADLATPLDPPPAWEALRIVESQVARLEQEIDRMNESLKALDSFILPGGAPLSAHLHVARTVCRRAEREAVRLIENGEAVNVEAVKYLNRLSDHLFVAARRANANGASDIKWKPGATR from the coding sequence ATGGTGACGCTGAACAAGATCTATACCCGCACGGGCGATGACGGTCGCACGCGGCTGGCGTCCGGCGCGCCTGTGTCCAAGAGCGATGCCCGGGTCGAGGCCTATGGCGCGGTGGATGAGCTGAACGCGGTGATCGGGGTCGCCCGGCTGAACAGCGGCCAGAACGACCGGATCGACTCCATGCTGGGCCGGATCCAGAATGAGCTGTTCGACCTGGGCGCCGATCTGGCCACGCCTCTGGACCCGCCGCCGGCCTGGGAGGCCTTGCGCATCGTCGAGAGCCAGGTTGCGCGGCTGGAGCAGGAAATCGACCGGATGAACGAGAGCCTGAAGGCGCTCGACAGCTTCATTTTGCCGGGCGGCGCGCCGTTGTCGGCCCATCTGCATGTCGCGCGCACCGTCTGCCGACGGGCCGAACGCGAGGCGGTGCGCCTGATCGAAAACGGCGAGGCCGTGAATGTCGAAGCGGTCAAATATCTGAACCGCCTCTCCGACCATCTGTTCGTCGCCGCGCGACGCGCCAACGCCAACGGAGCCAGCGACATCAAATGGAAGCCCGGCGCGACCCGCTAG
- a CDS encoding twin transmembrane helix small protein encodes MQIFDILIILAILAVTITLGFGLYSLFRGGDYARSHSNKLMRLRVGLQAVAVILLVVGMMWKATQGT; translated from the coding sequence ATGCAGATTTTCGACATTCTGATCATCCTCGCGATCCTGGCCGTGACGATCACCTTGGGCTTCGGCCTCTATTCGCTGTTCCGGGGCGGGGACTATGCGCGCAGCCATTCCAACAAGCTGATGCGGCTGCGCGTCGGGCTTCAGGCGGTGGCCGTCATCCTGCTGGTCGTCGGCATGATGTGGAAGGCGACGCAGGGAACCTGA
- the polA gene encoding DNA polymerase I, protein MTETTAPENPETERQMTQDGPALRLWMIDASAYIFRAYHALPPLTRKSDGLPVGAVQGYCNMLWKLLKDMKGADGPTHLVAIFDHSEKTFRNTLYDQYKAHRPPPPEDLVPQFPLVREATAAFGVHCVELPGYEADDLIATYACKARDAGGEAVIVSSDKDLMQLIGGGVVMWDPMKDRRLAEPEVFEKFGVGPEKMVDLQALIGDSVDNVPGAPGIGPKTAAQLLDEYGDLDTLLANAGEIKQPKRRQTLIDFADQIRLSRELVRLTCDAPAPETIDDFAVRDPDPAILSAFLETMEFRSLQRRVGDGKAGPSDVSAFAPKRAPNLSAPVATPRYGQVVEGPAEVQTFDHAAYECVQTEEALDRWIARATEVGVVGFDTETDTLSATHAGLCGVSLAVGPNEACYIPLTHEHEPQAGEGGLFGEAGEAPEPIHQLDKPTTLARLKTLLEDPSVLKVLQNAKYDIAVMARRGIRVAPYDDTMLISYVLEGGLHGHGMDELARLHLGHEPIPFKSVAGTGKSQKSFKHVALKPASEYAAEDADVTLRLWRLLKPRLAREGLSTVYETLERGMPTVLADMELNGVRIDPDRLKRLSSEFGLRMAELEAQAHEIAGRPFNIGSPRQIGEILFGELNLPGGKKTASGQWGTDASVLEELALSHDLPRAILDWRQLSKLKGTYTDTLTAAADPKTDRVHTSYQLAAATTGRLASSDPNLQNIPIRTETGREIRQAFIAAPGNVLISADYSQIELRLLAHIGDIPELKRAFKAGLDIHAATASEMFGVPVEGMPSETRRRAKAINFGIVYGISAFGLANQLGIDQGEAGAYIKTYFERFPGIRAYMDKTKAEVRQTGFVSTVFGRRIHIPAIHSKSGAERQFGERAAINAPIQGAAADIIRRAMIRMPAALTDAGLATRMLLQVHDELVFEAPEAEADRAIAVIKRVMENASDPAVALTVPLVVDARAASNWDAAH, encoded by the coding sequence ATGACCGAGACGACTGCGCCCGAAAATCCAGAAACTGAACGCCAGATGACGCAGGACGGCCCTGCGCTGCGTCTGTGGATGATCGACGCCTCGGCCTACATCTTTCGCGCCTATCATGCGCTGCCGCCTCTGACGCGCAAGTCCGACGGCCTGCCGGTCGGCGCGGTCCAGGGCTACTGCAACATGTTGTGGAAGCTGCTGAAGGACATGAAAGGCGCCGATGGTCCTACCCATCTGGTGGCCATCTTCGACCATTCGGAAAAGACGTTCCGCAACACCCTGTACGATCAGTACAAGGCCCATCGCCCCCCGCCGCCCGAGGATCTGGTCCCGCAGTTCCCGCTGGTGCGCGAGGCGACGGCGGCGTTCGGCGTGCATTGCGTCGAACTGCCCGGCTATGAGGCCGATGACCTGATCGCGACCTACGCCTGCAAGGCGCGCGATGCGGGCGGGGAGGCGGTGATCGTCTCGTCGGACAAGGACCTGATGCAGCTGATCGGCGGCGGCGTCGTGATGTGGGATCCGATGAAGGACCGGCGTCTGGCTGAACCTGAGGTCTTCGAAAAGTTCGGCGTCGGCCCGGAGAAGATGGTCGATCTGCAGGCCCTGATCGGCGACAGCGTGGACAACGTCCCCGGCGCGCCAGGCATCGGACCGAAGACGGCGGCGCAGCTGCTGGACGAATACGGCGATCTGGACACTCTGTTGGCCAATGCCGGTGAGATCAAACAGCCCAAGCGCCGCCAGACTCTGATCGACTTCGCCGACCAGATCCGGCTGTCGCGCGAACTGGTGCGCCTGACCTGCGATGCGCCGGCGCCTGAGACCATCGACGATTTCGCCGTGCGCGATCCCGATCCTGCGATCCTGTCGGCCTTTTTGGAGACGATGGAGTTCCGCTCGCTGCAGCGCCGGGTCGGCGACGGCAAGGCCGGGCCCAGCGACGTCTCCGCCTTTGCGCCCAAGCGCGCGCCGAACCTGAGCGCACCCGTCGCCACACCGCGCTACGGCCAGGTCGTCGAAGGCCCGGCCGAGGTCCAGACCTTCGATCACGCGGCCTACGAATGCGTTCAGACCGAAGAGGCGCTGGATCGCTGGATCGCGCGCGCTACCGAGGTCGGCGTCGTCGGATTCGACACCGAGACTGATACGCTGTCGGCGACCCATGCGGGGCTGTGCGGCGTGTCGTTGGCGGTGGGGCCGAATGAGGCCTGCTACATCCCCCTGACGCACGAGCACGAGCCGCAGGCCGGCGAGGGCGGCCTGTTCGGCGAAGCGGGAGAGGCGCCCGAGCCGATCCATCAGCTGGACAAGCCCACGACCCTGGCCAGGCTGAAGACGCTACTGGAAGACCCGTCGGTCCTAAAGGTGCTTCAGAACGCCAAATACGACATCGCCGTCATGGCGCGACGAGGCATCCGCGTCGCGCCCTATGACGACACGATGCTGATCTCCTATGTGCTGGAGGGCGGACTGCACGGGCACGGCATGGACGAGCTGGCGCGCCTGCACCTGGGCCACGAGCCGATCCCGTTCAAGAGCGTGGCGGGGACCGGCAAGAGCCAGAAATCCTTCAAGCACGTCGCGCTGAAACCCGCCTCGGAATATGCCGCCGAAGATGCGGATGTGACACTGCGGCTGTGGCGTCTTCTGAAACCCCGTCTGGCGCGCGAGGGCCTGTCCACCGTCTATGAGACGCTCGAGCGCGGCATGCCGACGGTGCTGGCGGACATGGAGCTGAACGGGGTTCGCATCGATCCCGACCGGCTGAAGCGGCTGTCCAGCGAGTTCGGCCTGCGTATGGCCGAGCTGGAGGCCCAGGCCCATGAGATCGCCGGGCGCCCCTTCAACATCGGCTCGCCGCGCCAGATCGGCGAGATCCTGTTCGGCGAACTGAACCTGCCGGGCGGCAAGAAGACCGCCTCGGGCCAGTGGGGCACCGACGCCAGCGTGCTGGAGGAGCTGGCGCTCAGCCACGATCTGCCGCGCGCGATCCTGGACTGGCGCCAGCTGTCGAAGCTGAAGGGCACCTATACGGACACCCTGACCGCGGCGGCCGATCCCAAGACGGACCGCGTTCACACCAGCTATCAACTGGCCGCCGCCACCACGGGCCGCCTGGCGTCCAGCGATCCCAACCTGCAGAACATCCCGATCCGCACCGAGACGGGCCGCGAGATCCGCCAAGCCTTCATCGCCGCGCCCGGAAATGTCCTGATCAGCGCCGACTACAGCCAGATCGAGCTGCGCCTATTGGCCCATATCGGCGACATCCCCGAGCTCAAGCGCGCCTTCAAGGCGGGACTGGATATTCACGCGGCGACGGCGTCCGAGATGTTCGGCGTGCCGGTTGAGGGCATGCCGTCCGAAACCCGCCGGCGCGCCAAGGCGATCAACTTCGGCATCGTCTACGGCATTTCGGCCTTCGGCCTGGCCAATCAACTGGGCATCGATCAGGGCGAGGCGGGGGCCTATATCAAGACCTATTTCGAACGCTTCCCCGGCATCCGCGCCTATATGGACAAGACCAAGGCCGAGGTGCGCCAGACGGGCTTCGTCTCGACCGTCTTCGGCCGCCGCATCCACATCCCGGCCATTCACTCCAAGTCCGGCGCCGAGCGCCAGTTCGGCGAGCGGGCCGCCATCAACGCCCCGATCCAGGGCGCGGCCGCCGACATCATCCGCCGCGCCATGATCCGCATGCCCGCCGCCCTGACCGACGCCGGTCTTGCTACGCGCATGCTGCTTCAGGTCCACGACGAACTGGTGTTCGAGGCGCCGGAAGCCGAGGCCGACCGCGCCATCGCCGTCATCAAACGCGTGATGGAAAACGCGTCGGACCCAGCCGTGGCCCTGACCGTACCCCTCGTAGTGGATGCCCGCGCGGCGTCGAACTGGGACGCGGCGCACTAG